Proteins encoded together in one Quercus lobata isolate SW786 chromosome 3, ValleyOak3.0 Primary Assembly, whole genome shotgun sequence window:
- the LOC115979604 gene encoding receptor-like protein 7 encodes MASFLCYLMSTRLLFLIPLLHAIATNCFASRQPVLCHDDESSALLQFKKSFHWNLNSCVDPSDYPPKNISSWKVEGVDTDCCSWDGVECNEETGHVIGLDLSSSCLYGSMLSNSSLFSLVHLRRLNLAYNHFNSSQIPSGFSRLSRLTYLNLSNSSFSGQIPSKFSELSKLTSLDLSFNSELHLRSLQGLVQNLTGLKDLGLRYVQISSPVPEILGNLSCLRTLYLTGCGLHGKFPPGIFKLPNLQDLRVVYNPDLMGYLPEFYSSSPLKILSLWGTSFSGKLPDSIGNLNSLNELWIGGSNFSGHIPSSLGNLTRLTYLDLSNNSFVGQIPSSLSNLISLNYLDFSYCQLSGSIPPSFGNLTQLTILDLYYSFIRSSNPSSLSCLGKLSKLTSLILQGINLTMEIPSSFANLTQLTYLDMGSTQLMGRIPSWLANLTQLTTLHLPFNKLQGSIPISIFELKKLEILNLYSNHLSGTVTLEMFTNLKFLTSLVLSLNKISFLTKTSTNATQNKFEILGLGSCNLRHFPNFLSKQDQFQGLDLSYNNIRGQIPKWVWNTSRETLKLVNFSHNFFTGFDQHFEKFSWPQLQILDLRSNNLRALPLIPPPSTLYYLVADNMLQGEVSPLICKLSSLHSLDLSNNNFRGTLPHCLSNFSNTLSILNLQGNNFHGMIPQLCAKGSRMKMIDLSQNQFEGLIPRSLSNCKMLEILNLGSNQLNDVFPSWLGTLSELRVLILRRNGLYGIVGSPTTIFAFPKLHILDLSSNKFTGKLPFEYFQSWKYMKKIDADNFTYMLEFTSILSCGFDVPQYYPYSMTIINKGREIMYSKIIEIFVAIDLSSNEFNGKISEFIGNLNGFQLLNLSNNNLIGHIPLSLGDLTTLESLDLSQNKLSGRIPWQLTQLTFLGSFNVSHNQLTGLIPHGNQFDTFENSSFAENLGLCGNPLSKKCENHEQVPLPSSGIKEVQDSWFHVEFDWKIILPGYVSGLIIGVVVGNVVTEKRQCWFVRTRRRQPKR; translated from the exons ATGGCGTCATTCTTGTGTTACTTGATGTCCACACGCTTGCTATTTTTAATTCCACTGTTGCATGCTATTGCCACTAACTGTTTTGCTTCTAGGCAGCCAGTACTCTGCCATGATGATGAGAGCTCTGCCTTGTTGCAATTCAAAAAAAGCTTTCACTGGAACCTGAATTCTTGCGTTGATCCTTCTGATTATCCACCTAAGAATATCTCATCTTGGAAAGTGGAAGGGGTAGACACAGATTGCTGCTCATGGGATGGTGTGGAGTGCAACGAGGAGACTGGTCATGTGATTGGCCTTGACCTCAGTAGCAGCTGTCTCTATGGTTCTATGCTCTCCAACAGCAGCCTCTTCAGCCTTGTTCATCTTCGAAGGCTTAATCTTGCTTATAACCACTTCAATTCCTCTCAGATCCCATCTGGTTTCAGCCGTCTTTCTCGGCTGACATATCTCAACCTCTCCAATTCATCTTTTTCAGGCCAAATtccatcaaaattttcagaGCTTTCCAAGTTAACATCCCTTGATCTGTCATTTAATTCTGAGCTACATCTCAGAAGTCTTCAAGGTTTAGTTCAAAACTTAACCGGCCTAAAAGATCTAGGTCTCAGGTACGTTCAGATATCATCTCCAGTGCCAGAAATCTTAGGGAATTTATCTTGTTTGAGGACACTTTATTTGACTGGTTGCGGATTGCATGGAAAATTCCCTCCCGGAATTTTCAAGCTACCGAATCTACAGGATCTTAGGGTGGTTTACAATCCAGATCTCATGGGCTATTTGCCCGAATTCTACTCAAGCAGCCCccttaaaattttgtcactTTGGGGCACAAGTTTCTCGGGAAAACTACCAGATTCAATTGGAAACCTTAATTCCTTGA ATGAACTATGGATTGGGGGTAGTAATTTCTCAGGTCACATTCCATCTTCACTGGGTAACCTTACTCGACTCACTTATTTGGATCTTTCTAATAACTCTTTTGTGGGCCAAATACCTTCCTCATTGTCAAACCTTATTTCCTTGAATTATTTAGACTTCTCTTATTGTCAATTATCAGGGTCAATTCCACCTTCATTTGGTAACCTTACACAACTTACAATTCTAGATCTCTACTATAGCTTTATTAGAAGCTCAAACCCTTCTTCCTTGTCCTGTCTTGGGAAGTTGAGCAAACTTACTTCTTTAATTCTTCAAGGAATCAATTTAACAATGGAGATTCCATCATCCTTTGCAAATCTAACCCAACTTACTTATTTGGACATGGGCAGTACTCAATTAATGGGTCGAATCCCTTCTTGGCTTGCCAACTTGACTCAGTTAACTACATTGCACCTTCCGTTTAATAAATTACAAGGCTCAATTCCAATCTCAATCTTTGAACTCAAGAAACTTGAAATACTCAACCTTTACTCCAACCACTTGAGTGGCACAGTGACTCTGGAAATGTTTACTAACCTCAAATTTTTAACCTCACTAGTTCTATCATTGAACAAAATATCATTCCTCACCAAGACAAGTACCAAtgcaacacaaaataaatttgagattttaggATTGGGTTCATGCAACTTGAGACATTTCCCAAATTTCTTAAGCAAACAAGACCAGTTCCAAGGGCTAGACCTATCCTACAACAATATTCGAGGCCAAATACCCAAATGGGTATGGAACACAAGTAGAGAAACTTTGAAGCTTGTGAACTTTTCTCACAACTTTTTTACAGGCTTTGACcaacattttgaaaaattttcatggCCTCAACTACAAATTTTGGACCTTCGGTCCAATAATTTACGAGCATTACCCCTAATTCCACCACCATCCACATTATATTATTTGGTTGCAGACAACATGCTCCAAGGAGAAGTTTCACCATTGATCTGCAAACTTAGTTCTCTTCATTCCCTTGATTTGTCCAACAACAATTTCAGGGGCACACTTCCACACTGTTTGAGCAATTTTAGCAACACTTTGAGCATATTGAATCTTCAAGGCAACAACTTTCATGGCATGATTCCTCAGCTATGTGCAAAGGGAAGtagaatgaagatgattgacTTGAGCCAAAATCAATTTGAGGGGCTTATACCAAGATCATTATCAAATTGCAAAATGCTAGAGATTCTAAATCTTGGAAGCAATCAGCTCAATGATGTTTTCCCCTCTTGGTTGGGTACACTTTCTGAACTCAGGGTACTAATTCTTCGACGTAATGGACTTTATGGTATAGTGGGTAGTCCTACAACCATCTTTGCATTTCCCAAGTTGCACATTCTTGATCTTTCCTCAAATAAATTTACTGGTAAGTTGCCATTTGAATATTTCCAAAGTTGGAAGTATATGAAGAAAATTGATGCAGATAACTTCACATATATGCTGGAATTTACAAGTATTCTATCATGTGGTTTTGATGTGCCCCAATATTACCCTTACTCAATGACAATAATAAACAAAGGCAGGGAAATAATGTATTCAAAGATCATAGAAATCTTCGTAGCTATTGATCTTTCAAGCAATGAATTCAATGGAAAGATTTCAGAATTCATTGGGAATCTAAATGGCTTCCAATTGCTCAACCTTTCCAACAACAACCTCATTGGTCATATCCCACTGTCACTAGGAGACTTGACAACACTTGAGTCGCTTGACCTTTCTCAAAACAAGCTCTCGGGACGAATACCTTGGCAACTAACGCAACTCACTTTCCTTGGATCATTTAATGTCTCGCATAACCAACTCACAGGGCTTATACCTCATGGTAATCAATTTGATACATTTGAGAATAGTTCATTTGCTGAAAATTTAGGATTATGTGGAAATCCATTATCAAAGAAATGTGAAAATCATGAGCAAGTGCCTCTGCCCTCTTCAGGCATCAAAGAAGTTCAAGACTCTTGGTTTCACGTGGAATTTGATTGGAAAATAATCCTCCCGGGATATGTTAGTGGCCTTATAATCGGTGTGGTTGTTGGAAATGTTGTGACTGAGAAGAGGCAATGTTGGTTTGTAAGAACTCGAAGAAGGCAACCTAAAAGGTGA